In Rosa chinensis cultivar Old Blush chromosome 1, RchiOBHm-V2, whole genome shotgun sequence, a genomic segment contains:
- the LOC112198724 gene encoding uncharacterized protein LOC112198724: protein MDRTWMVADRRSRQYKLGVTQFCKFALENARDLNHIPCPCTNCGNVDYFSAAVIRDHLFVNGIDASYDRWNEHGEALLDLGIEEYTDDAEAGSDSHSSYSVNGNEIPEYEARLGSDSEMESDECNEFRQFVDDANKPLYPGCDSHTRLNVLVRLYNLKAKHGMSDIAFSEWLVASAEFLPVGNEIPAFVYEAKKTLSSLGMDYTKIHACPNDCILYRKEYVDATECPRCGISRWKIGKNSKEREGVPAKVLWYFPPIPRFKKMFQSKDTCKSLTWHATDRKRDGLMRHPANAASRKLVDDKWPDFGSDPRNLRLALSSDGFNPHSSLSSKYSCWPVILVAYNLPAWLIMKRKHMLLTLLISGPKQPGNDIDVYLEPLIDDLKLLWEGVNGVYDARQSEYFTLRGLLFWTMNDFPAYGNLSRSIVKGYNACPICLEKTKPKRLVNGGKMAYIVHMRFLGRNHPYRRQKAAFNNLPEHSSPPVPLSGEEVLQRVEQEVPKWPFGKKKSPSSLYGWG from the coding sequence ATGGATAGAACATGGATGGTTGCGGATAGGAGATCTCGTCAATATAAATTAGGGGTGACACAGTTCTGTAAATTTGCCTTGGAAAATGCTAGAGACCTTAACCATATTCCCTGTCCTTGTAcaaattgtggaaatgttgactaCTTTTCCGCTGCTGTGATAAGGGACCATCTATTTGTGAATGGAATTGATGCTAGTTATGATAGATGGAATGAGCATGGGGAGGCCTTATTAGACTTAGGAATAGAGGAATATACTGATGACGCAGAAGCAGGTTCAGATTCACACAGTTCTTACTCTGTGAATGGCAATGAGATACCTGAATATGAAGCAAGGTTGGGTAGTGACTCAGAGATGGAAAGTGATGAGTGTAATGAGTTTAGACAATTTGTCGATGACGCCAATAAACCGTTATATCCCGGTTGTGATAGTCACACAAGGTTGAATGTTCTAGTAAGACTTTATAACTTAAAAGCAAAGCACGGTATGAGTGATATTGCTTTCTCTGAGTGGTTGGTTGCCTCTGCGGAGTTTCTTCCAGTAGGCAATGAGATACCTGCCTTTGTCTATGAGGCAAAGAAGACCTTGAGTTCTCTAGGAATGGATTACACTAAAATTCATGCCTGCCCGAATGATTGTATTCTGTATAGAAAAGAGTATGTTGATGCAACTGAGTGCCCTAGATGTGGTATTTCAAGATGGAAAATAGGCAAAAACTCCAAAGAGAGGGAAGGTGTACCTGCGAAGGTACTTTGGTACTTTCCCCCTATTCCTAGGTTCAAAAAAATGTTTCAGTCAAAGGATACATGTAAGAGTCTGACTTGGCATGCTACTGACAGAAAACGTGATGGCTTGATGCGTCATCCGGCCAATGCAGCTTCGCGGAAGTTAGTAGATGATAAATGGCCAGACTTTGGTTCTGACCCTAGAAACCTGAGACTTGCATTGTCATCAGATGGGTTCAATCCTCACAGTTCATTAAGCAGCAAGTACAGTTGTTGGCCTGTTATTCTAGTTGCATATAATCTGCCTGCATGGCTCATAATGAAAAGGAAACACATGTTGTTGACTTTATTGATTTCTGGGCCTAAACAACCAGGAAATGATATCGATGTCTACTTGGAACCTTTGATAGATGACTTAAAACTGTTATGGGAAGGAGTTAATGGAGTCTATGACGCAAGACAAAGTGAATACTTTACTCTTAGGGGTTTATTATTCTGGACAATGAACGATTTTCCAGCTTATGGTAATCTTTCTAGGAGTATAGTTAAGGGGTATAATGCATGCCctatttgccttgaaaaaacaaaaccaaaaagactaGTGAATGGAGGGAAAATGGCCTACATCGTGCATATGAGGTTTTTAGGAAGAAACCATCCTTATCGAAGGCAAAAGGCTGCTTTCAACAACCTTCCAGAACATTCTTCCCCTCCTGTTCCTTTGAGTGGTGAAGAAGTATTGCAAAGAGTGGAGCAGGAAGTTCCAAAGTGGccttttgggaaaaaaaaatcccccTCCTCCTTATATGGGTGGGGATGA